Proteins from a genomic interval of Gossypium hirsutum isolate 1008001.06 chromosome A09, Gossypium_hirsutum_v2.1, whole genome shotgun sequence:
- the LOC107889301 gene encoding scarecrow-like protein 3 has translation MFQDESSSVTSSSSPLQVFSMMSLSPNLGSPYPWLRELKSEERGLYLIHLLLTCANHVANGSLENANIALEQISQLASPDGDTMQRMAAYFTEALADRILKAWPGLHKALNSTRITLLSEEILVRKLFFELFPFLKVAFVLTNQAIIEAMEGEKMVHIIDLNAAEPAQWVALIQALSARPEGPPHLRITGIHQQKEVLDQMAHRLIEEAEKLDIPFQFNPVVCKLENLDVDKLRVKTGEALAISSVLQLHSFLTSDDELLRKKSPLGSKNLNGIHLQRALQMNQSTLGELLEKDMVNGYSPSPDSASSSPLSSTGSVKVDSFLNALWGLSPKLMVVTEQDSNHNGSTLMERLLESLHSYAALFDCSESTVSRTSLERLKVEKMLFGEEIKNIIACEGAERKERHEKLEKWIQRLDLAGFGNVPLSYYGMLHARRLLQGYNCDGYKMKEENGCIVICWQDRPLFSVSAWRCRK, from the coding sequence ATGTTCCAAGACGAATCATCGTCTGTAACATCATCATCATCGCCTCTCCAAGTTTTCTCCATGATGTCACTCTCACCTAACTTAGGATCACCCTATCCTTGGCTTAGAGAGTTAAAATCAGAAGAAAGGGGGTTGTATTTGATCCATTTACTGCTCACTTGTGCTAATCATGTAGCAAATGGTAGCCTTGAAAATGCTAATATTGCACTTGAGCAAATATCCCAACTCGCATCCCCCGATGGTGATACTATGCAGAGAATGGCTGCATATTTTACTGAGGCCCTTGCTGATAGAATCCTCAAAGCCTGGCCTGGTCTTCATAAGGCCCTCAATTCCACCAGGATTACTTTGCTTTCTGAAGAAATCCTTGTTCGGAAACTGTTTTTCGAGTTGTTCCCCTTCTTGAAGGTGGCCTTTGTTCTTACAAACCAAGCCATAATCGAAGCCATGGAAGGCGAAAAGATGGTTCATATAATAGACCTCAATGCAGCTGAACCTGCGCAGTGGGTTGCACTTATTCAAGCTTTGAGTGCAAGGCCTGAAGGGCCGCCTCATTTGAGGATTACTGGCATTCATCAACAGAAAGAAGTGTTGGATCAAATGGCTCATAGATTGATTGAAGAAGCTGAAAAATTGGACATCCCCTTTCAGTTCAATCCGGTTGTTTGCAAATTAGAGAATCTCGATGTTGATAAATTGCGTGTTAAAACTGGGGAGGCACTGGCAATCAGTTCTGTTCTCCAACTGCATTCATTTTTGACTTCTGATGATGAACTTCTTCGGAAGAAATCGCCATTGGGATCGAAGAATTTGAATGGAATTCACTTGCAAAGAGCCCTGCAGATGAACCAGAGCACTTTAGGCGAGTTGCTTGAAAAAGATATGGTTAATGGATACAGCCCTAGCCCGGATTCGGCCTCATCATCACCGCTATCTTCAACTGGATCAGTGAAGGTAGATAGCTTCCTTAATGCATTGTGGGGTTTGTCACCGAAACTGATGGTGGTAACAGAACAAGATTCTAATCATAATGGATCTACTCTAATGGAGAGACTATTGGAATCTCTTCACTCTTATGCAGCATTGTTTGATTGTTCAGAGTCCACGGTCTCGAGAACATCTTTGGAGAGACTTAAGGTGGAAAAGATGCTGTTCGGAGAGGAAATAAAGAACATAATAGCCTGTGAGGGAGCTGAGAGGAAGGAGAGACATGAAAAGCTTGAGAAGTGGATACAAAGGCTCGATTTGGCTGGTTTCGGGAATGTTCCTTTGAGTTACTATGGGATGCTGCACGCAAGGAGATTGTTGCAGGGCTATAACTGTGATGGGTataaaatgaaggaagagaatgGCTGCATCGTAATTTGCTGGCAAGATCGACCGCTGTTTTCAGTATCGGCTTGGAGGTGTAGGAAGTAA
- the LOC107889302 gene encoding uncharacterized protein translates to MESLYAKLYDKYDKLKKRKLSEMDDIHRDQEEKFLNYVRAAEELIQHLKSENDKLNAEVNELRSEVASIMSSKDKQCVEYQKLLIEESQKYKALSDEVTRLQNLREEARVKGGRRDIIPTVSPGSAQVAPQSVSGNSTRIMTRKRRRNSAAETEDSIVSPGSANRKVATLSTFTEELPEKALSSEVLAHAQLPECCKGRISANATDCSTCLFQALIECLVGMKISIVNQTEGLCILALHQSSGYSFSLTWINKTSGEEAELVYRVLSLGTFERVAPEWMRDVIMFSTNMCPIFFERLARVIKLHC, encoded by the exons aAGAGAAAACTGTCCGAAATGGATGACATACATAGAGATCAAGAAGAGAAATTCTTAAATTATGTGCGTG CTGCAGAGGAGTTGATACAACACTTGAAGAGTGAAAATGACAAGTTAAATGCTGAAGTTAATGAGTTGAGAAGTGAAGTGGCCTCTATAAT GTCTAGCAAGGACAAGCAATGTGTAGAATACCAAAAGCTTTTGATTGAAGAGAGCCAGAAGT ATAAAGCACTTTCTGACGAAGTTACTAGGCTGCAAAATCTGCGCGAAGAGGCACGTGTTAAGGGTGGCAGAAGAGATATTATACCAACAGTCTCCCCTGGAAGTGCACAAGTTGCACCTCAAAGTGTTTCTGGTAACTCCACTCGAATTATGACAAGAAAGCGTAGAAGGAATTCTGCTGCTGAAACAGAAGACAGCATTGTTTCTCCTGGTTCAGCTAACCGTAAAGTTGCCACATTGAGTACATTTACTGAAGAGCTTCCTGAGAAAGCTTTGTCTAGTGAGGTTCTTGCACATGCTCAGCTG CCAGAATGCTGTAAGGGCCGTATAAGTGCAAATGCCACTGACTGCAGTACTTGTCTGTTTCAAGCTCTTATTGAGTGCTTAGTGGGAATGAAAATCTCCATTGTTAATCAAACTGAAGGACTATGCATTTTAGCTCTGCATCAATCAAGTG GATACTCATTCAGCCTAACGTGGATAAACAAAACAAGCGGAGAGGAAGCCGAGTTGGTGTACCGGGTATTGTCATTAGGGACATTTGAGAGAGTTGCACCGGAGTGGATGAGGGACGTCATCATGTTCAGCACAAATATGTGCCCCATTTTCTTTGAGAGGTTAGCTCGTGTAATCAAATTGCATTGCTAA